From one Triticum urartu cultivar G1812 chromosome 3, Tu2.1, whole genome shotgun sequence genomic stretch:
- the LOC125544675 gene encoding anthocyanidin 5,3-O-glucosyltransferase-like, whose protein sequence is MKKSVVLYPGVGVGHLVPMVEVAKLFLKHGLAVTVVLIDPQVESTDFSSAVARARASNPSVAFHVLPTPPADSNSDTAPTNPVVQIFRLLKSMNAPLLDFLRSLPSVDALVLDMFCVDAQDVAAELKLPVYYFYASAAADLALFLNLPSMLAGSKVKELGDSIITSPGVPPLKASDLPEVTHNDEVLKAILGMFDRMPDSNGILINSFESLETRAVRALEDGLCVPGRATPPVYCIGPLVSGGGDQEHECLRWLDAQPDQSVVFLSFGSMGTFSVQQLQEIANGLGKSGERFLWVVRSPRNPDYKYGDSLPEPDLDALMPEGFLERTKDRGLVIKSWAPQVEVLRHRATGAFMTHCGWNSTLEGITAGLPLLCWPLYAEQKVNKVHIVEGMKLGVEMRGYNEEVVKAEEVEEKVRWVMASEGGKALRERVAAAKDAAAEALKEGGSSHLAFVQFLNDLDISIAPTV, encoded by the coding sequence ATGAAGAAGAGCGTTGTCCTGTACCCTGGCGTCGGCGTCGGCCACCTGGTGCCGATGGTGGAGGTCGCCAAGCTGTTCCTCAAGCACGGCCTGGCCGTCACCGTGGTGCTCATCGACCCGCAGGTCGAGTCCACGGACTTCTCTTCCGCCGTCGCCCGCGCTAGGGCCTCCAACCCCTCCGTCGCCTTCCACGTCCTGCCAACGCCGCCCGCCgattccaactccgacaccgcgCCCACCAACCCCGTCGTCCAGATTTTCCGGCTCCTGAAATCCATGAACGCCCCCCTCCTCGACTTCCTCCGCTCGCTGCCCTCCGTCGACGCACTTGTCCTCGACATGTTCTGCGTCGACGCCCAAGATGTCGCCGCCGAGCTCAAGCTGCCGGTCTACTACTTCTACGCGTCGGCCGCCGCCGACCTCGCGCTCTTCCTCAACCTGCCGAGCATGCTCGCCGGCAGTAAGGTAAAGGAGCTCGGCGACTCTATCATCACTTCCCCGGGTGTTCCTCCGTTGAAAGCTTCGGACTTACCCGAGGTTACACACAACGATGAAGTACTCAAGGCCATCTTAGGCATGTTCGACCGAATGCCAGATTCCAACGGAATTCTCATTAATTCCTTCGAGTCGCTGGAGACGCGCGCGGTGCGCGCTCTCGAGGACGGGCTCTGCGTCCCTGGTCGTGCCACGCCGCCGGTCTACTGCATCGGGCCTTTGGTGTCGGGAGGCGGTGACCAGGAGCACGAGTGCCTCCGGTGGCTGGACGCGCAGCCGGACCAGAGCGTAGTGTTCCTCTCCTTCGGCAGCATGGGCACGTTCTCCGTTCAGCAGCTACAGGAGATTGCAAATGGATTGGGTAAGTCAGGGGAGAGATTCCTGTGGGTCGTGCGGAGCCCGCGCAATCCCGACTACAAGTACGGCGATTCGCTGCCGGAGCCCGATCTCGACGCGCTCATGCCGGAAGGGTTCTTGGAGAGGACCAAGGACAGAGGACTCGTGATCAAGTCTTGGGCGCCGCAGGTGGAGGTCCTGCGCCACAGGGCGACCGGCGCGTTCATGACGCACTGCGGCTGGAACTCGACGCTGGAGGGCATCACGGCAGGGCTGCCGCTGCTGTGCTGGCCGCTGTACGCGGAGCAGAAGGTGAACAAGGTGCACATAGTGGAGGGAATGAAGCTCGGGGTGGAGATGAGAGGCTACAACGAAGAGGTGGTTAAGGCCGAGGAGGTGGAGGAGAAGGTCAGGTGGGTTATGGCGTCCGAGGGCGGCAAGGCGCTCAGGgagcgggtggcggcggcgaaggATGCAGCTGCCGAGGCGCTCAAGGAAGGGGGCTCGTCTCACTTGGCGTTTGTCCAATTCCTCAACGACCTGGACATTTCCATAGCCCCTACCGTGTAG